The DNA window CCTGGCGATTCTCGACGCCTACGAAGGCATCCACTACCGGAGGATCACAGTCGAAGTCGTGACGCTCGACGGTCGCGCACTCGACGCCTACGTTTACGTCCCGGCGGCAGTCTAGCGCCGCTCCACCCCCGGCTGCGGCGCGTACCGGGTCACCGCCTGCCGGATTCGGGTCAGTGCCTCGGTGATCGCGTCGATCGAGTTCGCGTAGCTCAGCCGGAGGTAGCCCTCGCCGTGGGCGCCGAACGCGGTGCCGGACAGCACGGCCACGCCCGCTTCCCGGAGCAGGTAGTCCTGGAGCTGGACCGTATTCGGATCGATCGTGCGCACATTGGGAAATGCGTAGAACGCCCCGGGGGGCCGGAGGCACGTGACCCCGGGCAGCCCGTTCAGCCCAGTGGTAATCACG is part of the bacterium genome and encodes:
- a CDS encoding aminotransferase class I/II-fold pyridoxal phosphate-dependent enzyme, whose protein sequence is ARITQLMVNSNSCTAAFTQIAGIAALRGPQDCVDRMVAEFRRRRDVITTGLNGLPGVTCLRPPGAFYAFPNVRTIDPNTVQLQDYLLREAGVAVLSGTAFGAHGEGYLRLSYANSIDAITEALTRIRQAVTRYAPQPGVERR